From Bacteroidota bacterium, one genomic window encodes:
- a CDS encoding YifB family Mg chelatase-like AAA ATPase, whose amino-acid sequence MLVKTFGSAVYGINATTITVEVNQSSGVNFILVGLPDNAVKESQKRIVAALKNCEFKYPRQEITVNMAPADIRKEGSSYDLTIALGILAGSGQVQQDVLEKYVIMGEMSLDGGVQPIKGVLPIAIQAQKEGFKGIILPKANAREAAIVNGLEVYGVDNILEVVEFLNGGRVLEPVFVDAEEEFKNSQGRSEFDFADVKGQENIKRAMEVAAAGGHNIILIGPPGAGKTMLAKRLPTILPPLTLSEALETTKIHSVAGKLGKENSLVSIRPFRSPHHTISDVALVGGGGFPQPGEISLAHHGVLFLDELPEFKRTVLEVMRQPLEERSVTISRAKFSIEFPASFMLVASMNPCPCGYYNHPEKECVCAPGVVQKYLNKISGPLLDRIDIHLEVTPVAFKELTALRVSEKSEAIRERVVAARQIQAERFANQDGVYCNAQMGSKQLHEICVIGDDGRALLKTAMERLGLSARAYDRILKVSRTIADLDKSEIIRTEHLAEAIQYRSLDREGWAG is encoded by the coding sequence ATGCTCGTCAAAACATTTGGAAGTGCTGTGTATGGGATCAATGCCACCACCATCACGGTTGAAGTGAATCAAAGCAGTGGTGTCAACTTTATTCTTGTTGGTCTGCCGGATAACGCGGTGAAGGAAAGCCAGAAGCGCATTGTCGCGGCATTGAAGAATTGTGAATTCAAATATCCCCGACAGGAGATTACCGTGAATATGGCTCCGGCGGATATCCGCAAAGAAGGTTCTTCTTATGATTTGACGATTGCTCTTGGTATTCTCGCGGGATCAGGACAAGTGCAACAGGATGTTCTGGAGAAATATGTGATCATGGGAGAAATGTCTCTGGATGGGGGAGTGCAGCCCATCAAAGGTGTATTGCCTATCGCGATACAGGCGCAGAAGGAAGGATTCAAAGGAATTATTTTGCCCAAAGCAAACGCGCGTGAAGCAGCCATTGTGAATGGACTTGAAGTGTATGGAGTGGACAACATCCTGGAGGTTGTGGAGTTTTTGAATGGCGGGCGTGTTCTTGAACCTGTTTTTGTGGACGCGGAAGAAGAGTTTAAAAATTCCCAGGGAAGGAGCGAATTTGATTTCGCGGATGTAAAAGGACAGGAAAATATCAAGCGTGCAATGGAAGTGGCCGCGGCAGGAGGACACAACATTATTCTTATTGGTCCGCCCGGAGCAGGGAAAACCATGCTGGCAAAACGACTGCCAACGATTTTGCCGCCGCTGACATTGAGTGAAGCATTGGAGACAACAAAAATTCATTCTGTCGCAGGGAAATTAGGTAAAGAAAATTCGCTGGTTTCTATTCGTCCGTTCAGATCGCCGCATCATACGATTAGTGATGTGGCTCTGGTCGGAGGCGGCGGCTTTCCACAGCCGGGAGAAATTTCACTTGCTCATCATGGTGTTTTGTTTCTGGATGAACTGCCCGAATTCAAAAGAACTGTGTTGGAAGTCATGCGACAACCGCTTGAAGAGCGGAGTGTCACGATTTCCCGGGCAAAATTTTCGATCGAATTCCCTGCGAGTTTTATGCTGGTGGCTTCGATGAATCCATGTCCCTGCGGTTATTACAATCATCCGGAAAAAGAATGTGTGTGTGCTCCGGGAGTGGTACAGAAATATCTGAATAAAATTTCCGGTCCCTTGTTAGATCGAATTGATATTCATCTTGAAGTTACTCCTGTAGCTTTCAAAGAACTTACCGCTCTTCGTGTGTCGGAAAAGAGTGAGGCGATACGGGAACGTGTTGTCGCGGCCAGGCAAATCCAGGCCGAACGTTTCGCGAATCAGGACGGAGTGTATTGCAATGCGCAGATGGGTTCAAAGCAACTGCATGAGATATGCGTGATTGGTGATGACGGCAGAGCTTTGCTTAAAACAGCGATGGAAAGACTAGGTCTGTCGGCAAGAGCTTATGATCGCATTTTAAAAGTCTCAAGAACGATTGCGGATTTGGACAAGAGTGAAATAATCCGCACGGAACATCTTGCAGAAGCGATTCAGTATAGGAGTTTGGACAGGGAAGGGTGGGCGGGGTGA
- a CDS encoding prohibitin family protein — protein sequence MILFLLGIVIFILARNADMYLPRLHDAKRIFRIAGIAIAILGLANSSIKQIEAGQIGVQTLFGKVQGRILESGLNVVNPFVEVKMFDTKTQNYTMSSVSSEGDKTGDDAIRVLSADGLEVIVDLTILYRIIPAEAPNIYKEIGQNYKDIVVRPITRTRIRDNAVYYAAVDLYSKRRDEFQARISQGIEKDLKSRGMILEQLLVRNITLPPSVRAAIESKINAEQEAQKMEFVLQKEHQEAERKRVEAQGIADYQRIINSELSDRLLQYETIKAQKEIAISPNAKVIIMGKGSNQVLISDK from the coding sequence ATGATTCTCTTCCTTCTCGGTATTGTAATCTTTATTCTGGCACGGAATGCGGACATGTATCTGCCCCGTTTGCATGATGCGAAACGAATTTTCCGAATTGCGGGTATCGCAATAGCAATATTGGGGCTTGCAAATTCCAGTATCAAGCAAATTGAAGCGGGACAAATCGGTGTGCAGACACTTTTTGGAAAAGTACAAGGACGGATTCTAGAGAGCGGATTGAATGTTGTCAATCCCTTTGTCGAAGTAAAGATGTTTGATACGAAAACCCAAAACTATACGATGTCATCTGTATCTTCTGAGGGTGACAAGACGGGTGATGATGCCATCCGGGTTTTGTCGGCAGATGGATTGGAGGTGATTGTTGACCTCACCATACTCTATCGTATTATTCCCGCTGAGGCACCGAATATTTACAAAGAGATCGGGCAGAATTACAAAGATATTGTTGTTCGTCCCATTACCCGTACACGCATCCGTGATAACGCGGTTTATTATGCGGCAGTTGATTTGTATTCCAAACGGCGGGATGAATTTCAGGCGCGAATTTCTCAGGGTATAGAGAAAGACCTCAAATCACGGGGAATGATTCTGGAACAATTGCTCGTTCGCAACATCACGTTGCCGCCTTCGGTGAGAGCTGCGATTGAATCAAAAATTAATGCCGAGCAGGAAGCTCAAAAGATGGAATTTGTATTGCAGAAAGAGCACCAGGAAGCGGAACGCAAACGCGTCGAAGCGCAGGGTATCGCGGATTACCAGCGCATCATCAACAGTGAATTGTCGGACCGGTTGCTGCAATACGAAACCATAAAAGCGCAAAAAGAAATCGCTATTTCTCCCAATGCCAAAGTAATTATTATGGGCAAAGGAAGTAACCAGGTATTAATTAGTGATAAATAA
- the lpcA gene encoding D-sedoheptulose 7-phosphate isomerase, translated as MSKTEVVRKNFLEAKAVLDAVLSNEALLNDISSAAELMVASVKGGGKIISCGNGGSMCDAMHFAEELTGRFRDDRKAIPAISISDPSHLSCVANDYGYEFVFSRYVEAIGNKGDVLLAISTSGNSKNILRAIEAAKQKGMKVVGLTGKDGGKMAGLCDIELRAPHSDYADRAQEVHIKIIHSLIQLVEIGC; from the coding sequence ATGTCGAAGACCGAAGTGGTACGGAAAAATTTCCTGGAAGCGAAAGCTGTCCTTGACGCGGTACTTTCCAATGAAGCGCTGCTGAACGATATTTCTTCCGCAGCTGAGCTCATGGTGGCTTCGGTAAAAGGCGGTGGAAAAATAATTTCTTGCGGCAATGGTGGCAGCATGTGCGACGCGATGCATTTCGCCGAAGAACTCACCGGCCGTTTCCGCGACGACCGCAAAGCGATACCGGCGATTTCCATTTCTGATCCCTCGCATCTCAGCTGTGTCGCAAATGATTATGGTTATGAATTTGTCTTTTCACGTTATGTTGAAGCGATCGGTAACAAAGGAGATGTGTTGCTTGCGATCAGCACCAGCGGCAATTCGAAAAATATTTTACGCGCTATCGAAGCCGCGAAACAGAAAGGGATGAAAGTCGTTGGTCTCACCGGTAAAGACGGAGGCAAGATGGCCGGTCTCTGTGATATCGAACTCCGTGCCCCTCATTCCGACTACGCCGACAGAGCGCAGGAAGTGCATATTAAGATTATTCATTCGCTGATTCAGCTGGTTGAAATTGGTTGTTGA
- a CDS encoding outer membrane beta-barrel protein, whose amino-acid sequence MRILICCILLGLSLTVNAQSFLKKNILLDMGIDVGTYQTQGKETATGKKIKDGTVGSVFHTGAEYAISDYLGIGAQLRTNNYSTDNDTASAKNTDFSLLANIHFLRTNYFNLYFGMKYGTSHFSYDNTKNQTTFSADGSHFQIDLGANLFVSKYFGFTLHTAYNNLHYTNGNIIRPSAPPIIYRLHFNGANIGIGMVGKF is encoded by the coding sequence ATGAGAATCCTGATTTGCTGCATTTTACTCGGACTGTCCCTCACCGTCAATGCCCAGAGTTTTCTGAAAAAGAACATCCTTCTGGACATGGGCATCGATGTAGGAACTTATCAGACTCAGGGCAAAGAAACCGCCACCGGAAAAAAGATCAAAGACGGCACCGTTGGCAGCGTCTTTCATACAGGCGCCGAGTATGCCATCAGCGATTACCTCGGCATCGGGGCGCAATTGAGGACCAATAATTATTCCACCGATAACGATACCGCTTCCGCAAAAAATACGGATTTCAGTCTGCTCGCCAATATCCATTTTCTGCGGACGAATTATTTCAATCTCTATTTCGGGATGAAATACGGAACCTCACATTTCAGTTACGACAACACAAAAAATCAAACCACTTTTTCCGCTGACGGCTCCCATTTTCAAATCGATCTCGGAGCCAATTTATTTGTAAGCAAATATTTTGGTTTCACACTCCATACCGCTTACAACAACCTCCATTACACCAACGGCAACATCATCCGCCCTTCCGCCCCACCTATTATCTACCGCCTTCATTTCAACGGCGCGAATATCGGGATTGGGATGGTGGGGAAGTTTTAG
- the murB gene encoding UDP-N-acetylmuramate dehydrogenase, with translation MKIQEKVSLRPYNTFGLEVNAARFAEVSSVAELRELILDPALKSLPKFILGGGSNILFTQDFNGLIIRNRIRGIEITDETDDHGRVKAGAGEVWHSFVLWTLDHNLAGLENLSLIPGSVGAAPIQNIGAYGVEIKDTFYELEAMSLEDGSLTTFSREECKFGYRDSIFKREAKNKFVIVSVTFQLSKKPALNTSYGAIEQELKAMNVQNAGIREISQAVINIRSSKLPDPAKIGNAGSFFKNPEVEISIFEKLKSEYPDLVGYKTGNNKMKLAAGWLIEQCGWKGKVSGHVGMHKQQALVLVNYGGATGSELIQHARAVQSSVREKFGVELEMEVNIL, from the coding sequence ATGAAGATCCAGGAAAAAGTTTCTCTCCGCCCCTACAATACCTTTGGTCTGGAGGTCAATGCAGCCCGTTTTGCCGAAGTTTCCAGCGTAGCTGAACTTCGGGAGCTCATCCTTGACCCTGCGCTAAAAAGCCTGCCTAAATTCATTCTCGGCGGCGGGAGCAACATTCTTTTTACGCAGGACTTCAACGGACTCATCATCCGTAACAGGATCCGCGGAATAGAGATTACCGATGAAACCGACGACCACGGCCGCGTGAAAGCCGGTGCCGGTGAAGTATGGCATTCTTTTGTGCTGTGGACACTCGATCACAACCTGGCCGGACTCGAAAACCTCAGTCTGATTCCCGGTTCTGTCGGCGCAGCGCCGATACAGAATATCGGAGCCTATGGTGTAGAGATCAAGGACACTTTTTATGAGCTCGAAGCGATGAGTCTCGAGGATGGAAGTCTCACAACATTTTCACGCGAAGAATGCAAATTCGGTTACCGCGACAGCATTTTCAAAAGAGAAGCGAAAAATAAATTTGTGATTGTATCCGTCACATTTCAACTGAGCAAGAAGCCGGCACTCAATACAAGTTATGGCGCGATTGAGCAGGAGTTGAAAGCGATGAATGTACAGAATGCCGGCATCCGTGAAATTTCACAGGCCGTCATCAATATCCGCAGCAGTAAACTCCCCGATCCGGCGAAGATTGGCAATGCCGGAAGTTTTTTCAAAAATCCCGAAGTCGAGATTTCCATTTTCGAAAAACTCAAATCAGAATATCCTGATCTCGTCGGCTACAAAACGGGCAACAACAAAATGAAACTCGCCGCCGGCTGGCTCATCGAGCAATGCGGATGGAAAGGCAAAGTTTCCGGTCATGTCGGCATGCATAAACAACAAGCCCTCGTCCTAGTCAACTACGGCGGCGCCACCGGTTCCGAATTAATCCAACACGCCCGCGCTGTTCAATCCAGCGTCCGTGAGAAATTTGGTGTGGAATTGGAGATGGAAGTCAATATTCTTTAG
- a CDS encoding site-specific integrase, with translation MKASRITYKNEQRIKIEFPYNSKILSKLKTIPDARWSKAHKAWHIPYTKTAFNQLLALFPDLEYTKKDPSVQENKSDEISTKKKPIPQNKNQCNVTIQIAGQRILIKLPRNDADIHFIKSLRYSRWDKKQFSWVLPNYPGNLDLLNDYFKDRIQEIIQHPTVKFYSEEELGRKIGDDEILIVKTNSGRLKLFFGYNKDLTRAVKGIPYYQWHTQQKYWSIPYSEKYLQEIKAIAEMLNLKVIYEEEKTDTSKVKRIRNSENTTYRKCPPEYLNKLTELRYSPNTIKTYKNAFEEFINYYSEKKLEDIDETLITNYLKYLVMERKVSISYQNQAINSIKFYYERVLKGERKIYYVDRPRKEQVLPEVLSEEEVTKLIQSTENLKHRAILMLAYSTGMRLSELLNVKIKDIDSKRMQIRIEQGKGRKDRYARLSSVLLDVLRRYFKEYKPVEWLIEGINGGKYSARSIQQIMKMALKKAGIKKKASVHTLRHTFATHLLENGVDIRYIQVLLGHESSKTTEIYTHVTTKGFDQIKNPLDKLKL, from the coding sequence ATGAAAGCAAGCCGCATTACTTATAAAAACGAGCAGAGAATCAAAATAGAATTTCCTTACAATTCAAAGATCCTTTCCAAATTGAAAACCATACCTGATGCGCGATGGAGCAAAGCACACAAAGCCTGGCATATCCCTTATACGAAAACAGCATTCAACCAATTGCTTGCCTTATTTCCTGATCTCGAATACACAAAAAAAGATCCTTCGGTACAAGAAAATAAAAGCGATGAAATTAGTACGAAGAAAAAACCAATTCCTCAAAATAAAAATCAATGTAATGTCACCATTCAAATTGCCGGACAACGGATCCTTATCAAGTTGCCCAGGAATGATGCGGATATACATTTTATAAAATCACTACGTTACAGTCGTTGGGACAAAAAGCAATTCTCATGGGTCTTGCCGAATTACCCTGGAAATCTCGATCTGTTAAATGACTATTTTAAAGACAGGATACAGGAAATAATCCAGCATCCTACGGTCAAATTTTATTCGGAGGAAGAACTGGGAAGAAAAATTGGCGATGATGAAATTCTTATTGTAAAAACAAACTCAGGCAGGTTGAAATTATTTTTTGGCTACAACAAAGATTTAACAAGAGCAGTAAAGGGAATCCCCTATTATCAATGGCATACCCAACAAAAATACTGGAGCATCCCCTATTCTGAAAAATACCTGCAAGAAATCAAGGCGATAGCGGAGATGCTTAATCTGAAAGTCATTTATGAAGAAGAAAAAACAGACACATCGAAAGTAAAGCGTATCAGAAATTCAGAAAATACAACTTATCGTAAATGTCCGCCTGAATATCTAAATAAACTGACGGAATTGAGGTACAGCCCGAATACGATAAAAACCTATAAAAATGCATTTGAAGAATTCATTAATTATTATTCTGAGAAAAAATTGGAAGACATTGATGAAACATTAATCACCAATTACCTGAAGTATCTCGTAATGGAACGAAAAGTTTCAATTTCTTATCAGAACCAGGCAATTAATTCCATAAAGTTTTATTATGAACGTGTTTTAAAGGGAGAGCGTAAAATATACTATGTCGACAGGCCACGAAAAGAACAAGTTTTACCGGAAGTGTTGAGTGAAGAAGAAGTAACGAAATTAATTCAATCAACGGAGAACCTGAAACACAGAGCCATTTTGATGCTCGCATATTCAACCGGAATGAGGCTCAGTGAACTTCTGAATGTAAAAATTAAGGATATTGATTCCAAACGCATGCAGATTCGTATAGAACAGGGAAAAGGCAGGAAAGATCGTTATGCCAGGCTATCTTCTGTATTACTCGATGTTTTAAGACGATATTTTAAAGAATATAAACCTGTAGAATGGTTAATTGAAGGTATAAATGGTGGAAAATACTCCGCCCGGAGCATTCAACAAATAATGAAGATGGCCCTAAAAAAAGCAGGGATAAAGAAAAAAGCAAGTGTGCACACTCTGCGACATACATTTGCCACTCACCTGCTTGAAAATGGAGTTGATATACGCTACATTCAGGTATTACTAGGTCACGAAAGCAGCAAAACCACTGAAATTTACACTCACGTTACCACGAAGGGTTTTGATCAAATAAAAAACCCTTTGGATAAGTTAAAATTATAA
- a CDS encoding phage integrase N-terminal SAM-like domain-containing protein: MSTLRNNMIQQMELKGFSPLTIKVYIFHLLQLSKHFNTSPDLLSVEQIRTYLHQTVAEKKCSRSWMNQMVSALKILYCDVLRRQWDPLDLPRAPREKKLPVILSRDEVSRIIQVTENIKHRAVLMLTYSAGLRLHEVKSLKLSDIDSARMMVRVVQSKGDKDRYTILSPLALKMLREYWNRYRPGVWLLKRVPEKPWLTEQHN, encoded by the coding sequence ATGAGCACATTACGGAACAACATGATTCAGCAGATGGAGTTGAAGGGCTTCAGTCCCCTGACCATTAAAGTTTACATTTTCCATCTTCTACAACTGAGCAAACATTTTAACACCTCGCCGGATTTACTTTCTGTGGAACAGATCCGGACGTATTTACATCAGACGGTCGCCGAAAAAAAATGCAGCAGGTCCTGGATGAACCAGATGGTGAGCGCCCTGAAGATTTTATATTGTGATGTGTTGCGAAGGCAGTGGGACCCACTTGATTTACCCCGTGCGCCACGGGAGAAAAAACTGCCGGTAATTTTATCGAGAGATGAGGTCAGCAGGATTATTCAGGTGACGGAGAACATAAAACACCGTGCTGTGCTGATGCTCACCTACTCGGCCGGATTGCGATTGCATGAGGTAAAGAGTTTAAAGCTCAGCGATATTGATTCCGCGCGCATGATGGTGCGTGTGGTGCAATCAAAAGGTGACAAAGACCGGTATACAATTTTATCACCCCTAGCATTGAAGATGCTCCGGGAGTATTGGAACCGTTACCGTCCGGGAGTCTGGCTTTTGAAACGCGTCCCGGAAAAGCCATGGCTGACCGAACAGCACAATTGA
- a CDS encoding tyrosine-type recombinase/integrase: MEPLPSGSLAFETRPGKAMADRTAQLIFKHSLQKAGIKKAASFHTLRHSFATHLMEQGVSLPIIQQLLGHSSLKTTSGYLHVQQYSVDAVKSPLDTLSL, encoded by the coding sequence TTGGAACCGTTACCGTCCGGGAGTCTGGCTTTTGAAACGCGTCCCGGAAAAGCCATGGCTGACCGAACAGCACAATTGATTTTTAAACATTCGCTCCAGAAAGCCGGAATAAAAAAGGCGGCCAGCTTTCATACCCTGCGCCATAGTTTTGCCACGCACTTGATGGAACAGGGCGTTTCACTGCCAATCATTCAGCAATTGCTCGGACACAGCTCGCTGAAAACAACGAGTGGTTATTTGCATGTTCAGCAATACTCGGTGGATGCGGTAAAAAGTCCGCTCGATACTCTTTCGCTTTAA
- a CDS encoding TetR/AcrR family transcriptional regulator, which translates to MKNNKFTDRQIEIMEAATLRIDKFGIQELTIKNLSADLNLSEAALYRHFKSKNEILLGLLTYFILEMNERIATIIADKEKQPSELLKKIFTSQLSTFAQKPAIVSVIFSEGIFQFNKELSEKVSVMMALMQKNINALIVRGQNGGVYGKLLGADPITTIIMGSMRMVVLKWKLSGNKSNLVNDGKNVLNGLLKMIEK; encoded by the coding sequence ATGAAAAACAATAAATTCACAGACAGACAAATAGAAATAATGGAAGCAGCTACGCTTCGCATTGATAAATTCGGAATACAGGAATTAACCATTAAAAACCTCTCTGCTGATTTAAATTTATCTGAAGCTGCTTTATATCGACATTTTAAAAGTAAAAACGAGATATTACTTGGGCTATTAACCTATTTTATTTTAGAGATGAACGAGCGGATTGCTACAATAATAGCTGATAAAGAAAAACAACCTTCTGAACTTTTAAAAAAAATATTTACATCACAACTCAGCACTTTTGCACAAAAACCCGCCATAGTTAGTGTTATTTTTTCAGAAGGAATATTTCAATTTAATAAAGAATTAAGTGAAAAGGTTTCTGTAATGATGGCACTGATGCAAAAAAACATCAATGCACTTATTGTAAGAGGTCAAAACGGAGGTGTTTATGGAAAGTTATTAGGTGCCGACCCTATCACAACAATTATTATGGGCAGTATGCGAATGGTGGTTTTAAAATGGAAACTTTCGGGTAACAAATCCAATTTAGTAAATGATGGAAAAAATGTATTAAACGGACTTTTAAAAATGATAGAAAAATGA
- a CDS encoding TolC family protein — protein MKLVNIHKQTLFLLFILIGFQAAQAQVWSLQQCIDTAQVHNKNLQMSRNNISIGEQKEKEAKANLIPKVTANADYKYFTNLPYQLMPLSTFNPTAPEGQFKEAQFGVPHNINANLQLSMPLYNPQVYGAIQTTKIASELTELQYKKTEEQIFFEISNLYYNAQILHNQLAFIDSNLLNAERLLKNIQLLNEQLLAKGTDVSKVKLQVGQLTTQKESISSKYEQVLNALKFAIGVSIEQNLQIEPNIQYQNANEYTPSSILDIRIIKTQNRLLSSELSTLNKSRFLPSLNLIGMYGTTGFGYDKQPNDFLKFYPIGFAGIQLSYPLFNGTVTQRKINQKRFELQNNELQFGLLTEQNNMQVQNAKMQKEVAKKTVETTTEQIQLAQTIYEQTIIQQKQGTASLTDVLLADNALREAQQTYLSAVIDYLKADLELKKLTGNISTTK, from the coding sequence ATGAAGTTAGTAAACATTCACAAACAAACACTATTCCTACTATTCATTTTAATAGGATTTCAAGCAGCACAAGCACAAGTCTGGTCGCTGCAACAGTGTATTGACACAGCACAGGTTCACAACAAAAACCTGCAAATGAGTAGAAATAATATTTCTATTGGTGAGCAAAAAGAGAAAGAAGCCAAAGCCAATTTAATACCGAAAGTAACAGCCAATGCGGATTACAAGTATTTTACCAATTTGCCTTACCAGTTAATGCCATTATCAACATTTAATCCGACAGCTCCAGAAGGTCAGTTTAAAGAAGCTCAATTTGGCGTTCCGCACAACATCAATGCAAACTTACAATTGTCAATGCCTTTGTATAATCCGCAAGTTTACGGTGCCATTCAAACTACTAAAATAGCATCGGAATTGACCGAATTACAATACAAAAAAACTGAAGAGCAAATCTTTTTTGAAATCTCCAATCTGTATTACAATGCACAAATTTTACATAATCAATTAGCTTTTATTGACAGCAACCTTTTAAATGCTGAAAGACTGCTAAAAAACATTCAACTGCTCAACGAACAATTGCTTGCCAAAGGAACAGATGTAAGCAAAGTGAAATTGCAGGTTGGACAATTAACAACACAAAAAGAAAGTATCAGCAGTAAATACGAGCAAGTTTTAAATGCGTTGAAATTTGCGATTGGTGTTTCAATCGAACAAAATCTACAAATTGAGCCAAACATTCAATATCAAAACGCAAATGAATATACACCTTCATCAATTTTAGATATTCGTATCATAAAAACTCAAAACCGCTTATTGTCGAGTGAACTAAGCACGTTAAACAAATCAAGGTTTTTACCTTCGCTAAATCTTATTGGAATGTATGGAACAACAGGTTTTGGATATGACAAGCAACCAAATGATTTTTTAAAATTCTACCCTATTGGCTTTGCAGGTATTCAACTCTCATATCCACTATTTAATGGAACGGTTACACAACGAAAAATTAATCAGAAAAGATTTGAACTTCAAAACAATGAACTTCAATTTGGATTACTTACCGAACAAAATAATATGCAGGTTCAAAATGCAAAAATGCAAAAAGAAGTCGCTAAAAAAACGGTAGAAACAACAACAGAACAAATCCAATTGGCTCAAACAATTTATGAGCAAACGATAATTCAACAGAAACAAGGAACAGCAAGTTTAACAGATGTTTTGCTTGCGGACAATGCTTTGCGTGAAGCACAACAAACATATCTGTCTGCTGTAATTGATTATCTGAAAGCAGATTTAGAACTTAAAAAACTAACTGGTAATATTTCAACAACTAAATAA
- a CDS encoding efflux RND transporter periplasmic adaptor subunit, with protein sequence MNTKTSILKKALYIIIPLVLIAIVVIKLKSNKEITQSKVYQYDKEQAINVQADTLQIENVNADFSYSGTFEPNKETKISAEIQGKINDVLVDVGSVVNKGQALIQLDNSLLQLQLQTIEVQIEGLEADVNRYTILAKADAIQGIQLEKSVLGLKSAKVQKATLVEQINKTTIKAPFNGVVTAKLSEEGAFAAPGVPLLQITDITNLKFTVNVPENDLRQFKLNQSYSLSVDAYSEISLAGKATMIGSKANMGSSFPIQFSVNNTSDLKIKSGMFGKVNLKNDIQEKGIIISSSVIVGSENQPQVYLIKNGKAVLQNITISKKIQNKSVVSSGLKTGDAIVTNGFINLFDGAKVTVK encoded by the coding sequence ATGAATACAAAAACGTCAATCTTAAAGAAGGCATTATACATTATTATACCATTGGTATTGATTGCAATTGTAGTAATCAAGTTGAAAAGCAACAAAGAAATTACACAGAGCAAAGTTTATCAATATGATAAAGAACAAGCAATTAATGTTCAGGCAGACACACTACAAATTGAAAATGTGAATGCTGATTTTTCTTATTCAGGAACATTTGAGCCCAATAAGGAAACCAAAATAAGTGCTGAAATACAAGGAAAGATAAATGATGTTTTGGTTGATGTTGGAAGTGTTGTAAATAAAGGGCAAGCATTAATTCAGTTGGATAATTCATTATTGCAACTGCAACTGCAAACTATTGAAGTGCAAATTGAAGGTTTGGAAGCCGATGTAAATCGTTATACGATTTTAGCTAAAGCAGATGCCATACAAGGTATCCAATTAGAAAAATCCGTATTGGGATTGAAATCCGCGAAAGTGCAGAAAGCTACTTTAGTAGAACAAATAAATAAAACAACTATCAAAGCCCCTTTCAATGGAGTAGTTACTGCAAAACTTAGTGAAGAAGGGGCATTTGCAGCACCCGGAGTTCCATTACTTCAAATAACGGACATTACAAATTTAAAATTCACAGTAAATGTTCCCGAAAATGATTTAAGACAATTCAAATTAAATCAAAGCTATTCTCTATCAGTAGATGCTTATTCTGAAATTTCATTAGCGGGTAAAGCTACAATGATAGGTAGTAAAGCAAATATGGGAAGTAGCTTTCCTATTCAGTTTTCAGTAAATAACACATCAGATTTAAAAATAAAATCAGGAATGTTTGGCAAGGTGAATTTGAAAAACGACATACAAGAAAAGGGAATTATTATTTCGTCCTCTGTTATTGTTGGCTCTGAAAATCAACCACAAGTTTACCTTATAAAAAATGGTAAAGCTGTATTGCAAAACATCACTATTTCAAAAAAGATACAGAACAAATCAGTTGTGTCAAGCGGTTTAAAAACAGGTGATGCAATTGTAACAAATGGGTTTATAAATCTTTTTGACGGAGCGAAAGTAACGGTTAAATAA